The segment GTTCTTGCGAATCCGCTTCAAACCAGCCATCGCCTACAGCACCTCTGGGGCGAGCGAGATGATTTTCATGAACTTCCGCTCACGCAGTTCACGCGCCACCGGCCCGAACACACGGGTCCCGATCGGCTCGCCGTCGTCCTTGACCAGCACCGCGGCGTTGCGGTCGAAGCGGATGTAGCTGCCATCCTTGCGGCGCTGCTCCTTGCGCGTCCGCACGATGACCGCCTTGACCACCTGACCCTTCTTCAC is part of the Acidobacteriota bacterium genome and harbors:
- the rplN gene encoding 50S ribosomal protein L14 — translated: MIQMRSILDVADNSGARKISVINPIGGSTGRYARLGDIVTASVKEAAPDGNVKKGQVVKAVIVRTRKEQRRKDGSYIRFDRNAAVLVKDDGEPIGTRVFGPVARELRERKFMKIISLAPEVL